The Dehalococcoidia bacterium genome has a segment encoding these proteins:
- a CDS encoding type IV toxin-antitoxin system AbiEi family antitoxin domain-containing protein, translating to MDSGYSSSAGISGATRSELAAVTGRGHRLIGVADAVNALGIDAQAAAMKLARWADQGWLRRVRRGMYIPVPVDAENPKAWTEDALIIATAIWSPCYFTGWTAANHWGLSEQVFRTVVLKTTARVRASRAEMLDHEYLVAHTDKRHLSWGMESAWQDGVRLNYADPTRTVVEILDAPRLAGGIRHAAEILGAYLGDHDPDRLIDYGDRLGNRTVFKRLGYLTEAIGAEQPSLIEACRHRLSAGVSLLDPDGPRGGLRVPEWNLRANVHVSETNPS from the coding sequence ATGGACTCGGGATATTCAAGCTCTGCGGGAATCTCAGGCGCGACAAGGAGCGAACTCGCGGCCGTGACGGGGCGCGGGCATAGGCTCATCGGCGTTGCGGACGCGGTCAATGCTCTCGGGATCGACGCTCAGGCTGCGGCCATGAAACTGGCACGCTGGGCCGATCAGGGGTGGCTCCGGCGGGTCCGTCGCGGCATGTATATCCCGGTGCCGGTGGACGCGGAAAACCCGAAAGCTTGGACCGAAGACGCGCTCATCATTGCTACCGCGATCTGGTCTCCCTGTTACTTCACGGGCTGGACTGCGGCGAATCATTGGGGTCTGTCCGAGCAGGTCTTCCGCACGGTCGTGCTCAAGACAACTGCCCGGGTGAGGGCCAGCCGCGCCGAGATGCTGGACCACGAGTACCTCGTCGCGCACACCGACAAACGCCATCTGAGTTGGGGCATGGAGTCCGCGTGGCAGGACGGAGTGCGGCTCAACTATGCCGACCCGACGCGCACGGTCGTCGAAATTCTCGACGCACCGCGCCTCGCTGGAGGGATACGCCACGCAGCGGAGATCCTCGGCGCGTATCTTGGTGATCATGATCCCGATCGGCTCATCGACTATGGCGATCGCTTGGGGAATCGCACGGTGTTCAAGCGTCTGGGTTACCTCACCGAGGCGATCGGAGCTGAACAGCCCAGCCTGATCGAAGCATGCCGGCACCGGCTATCCGCAGGTGTGTCCCTGCTCGACCCTGACGGCCCGCGTGGTGGCCTGCGCGTACCTGAGTGGAACCTCCGAGCCAACGTCCATGTGTCTGAGACGAACCCGTCGTGA
- a CDS encoding nucleotidyl transferase AbiEii/AbiGii toxin family protein, which yields MIPWREILALRSEWQLDANVIEKDYALGWLLAGIAHDDDLSETWVFKGGTCLRKCYFETYRLSEDLDFTVTDDGPETPEELTPIFTRIAEWMRRESGIEIVVEDGSFVRQRNRRGHPTTQGRLTYRGPNPPAQPPKVKIDITGDELLVEAPEIRPIVHPYSDAPLPVNGVRCYTLTELCGEKLRTLAERCRPRDLYDVVHMSRHPDLLDQPTAIAEVLARKCEFVGISVPDLASIQASPFREEIAREWGNMLGHQLPRPLPPFADFWGTLDDVFAWLAGEAHVMPLPRAELGQLDDTWIAPREMTSWRGGAPLELVRYAGANKMKVEIDYRAEEGLRGPRTVEPYSLRRTQDGNLLLFVVNDRNQLRVYRVDRIAAVRPTGDSFVPRFLVEF from the coding sequence GTGATTCCGTGGCGCGAGATCCTCGCGCTGCGCTCCGAGTGGCAGCTCGATGCCAACGTCATCGAGAAGGACTACGCGCTCGGATGGCTTCTCGCCGGCATCGCCCATGACGATGACCTGTCCGAGACCTGGGTGTTCAAGGGCGGCACTTGCCTCAGGAAGTGCTACTTCGAGACATACCGGCTCTCGGAGGATCTCGACTTCACGGTCACAGACGATGGACCGGAGACACCTGAAGAACTCACACCGATCTTCACCCGTATCGCCGAGTGGATGCGCCGCGAGTCCGGGATCGAAATCGTCGTCGAGGACGGCTCATTCGTCCGTCAACGCAATCGTCGCGGCCATCCGACGACGCAGGGCCGCCTGACGTATCGTGGACCGAACCCACCCGCGCAGCCACCGAAGGTCAAGATCGACATCACGGGCGACGAGTTGTTGGTGGAGGCGCCGGAGATCCGGCCGATCGTGCATCCGTACAGCGACGCGCCACTGCCCGTAAACGGCGTCCGTTGTTACACGCTCACCGAGCTGTGCGGCGAGAAGCTCCGAACGCTCGCCGAGCGCTGCCGACCTCGCGACCTCTACGACGTGGTGCACATGAGCCGACATCCTGACCTTCTCGATCAGCCGACCGCGATCGCGGAAGTCCTCGCACGCAAGTGCGAATTCGTCGGTATCTCAGTACCTGACCTGGCTTCGATCCAAGCTTCACCCTTCCGGGAGGAGATCGCGCGTGAATGGGGGAACATGCTCGGGCATCAGCTGCCGCGCCCCCTCCCACCGTTCGCTGACTTCTGGGGCACGCTCGACGACGTGTTCGCCTGGCTCGCCGGAGAGGCGCATGTCATGCCACTGCCGCGGGCCGAGCTGGGACAGCTCGACGATACATGGATTGCACCGCGCGAGATGACCTCTTGGCGCGGCGGAGCACCGCTCGAACTTGTCCGTTACGCCGGCGCCAACAAAATGAAGGTTGAGATCGACTATCGCGCAGAAGAGGGACTGCGCGGTCCGCGCACGGTCGAACCGTACTCGTTGAGGCGAACGCAGGACGGCAACCTCCTGCTGTTCGTCGTCAACGATCGCAACCAACTACGAGTCTATCGTGTAGACCGGATCGCCGCGGTTCGGCCGACCGG